In Deinococcus sp. Marseille-Q6407, a single window of DNA contains:
- a CDS encoding transposase, translated as MNQPVSGERVRIFAQQVLDIPETLYQRRSLEASLHLFHSPGQKTNFSQAEGVSPSALSRFFNVYDWDSDRCWEEMQDFQWRILLDTARHKRRPRLRLSVDLTTVEKVGIQLPYVSVYNGRHGIHLVVLFAEYGELKFPISYRVYQGKYTSTPVTLALDLLEEVPDFIKKRFRVRVLADSGFEAAVFLEGVQRLGFEFVVGVRSNRRTDHPGRVTVADCPHGGYVNLANWPLETLSLGRMDRGDREFFAVSSELLEGDDILAEGKRRWALESFFKEGKHQFGLAQFALRTARGLDRWILMVFLAFTLTMLHRSEGMTLKEAARLALYTLFPVVRLNHLLSQLQKEQEFLHQHGYSLSYARCKL; from the coding sequence GTGAATCAACCGGTTTCAGGGGAGCGCGTCCGTATTTTCGCACAGCAGGTTCTGGATATTCCAGAGACGCTGTACCAACGGCGAAGCCTGGAGGCTTCGCTGCACCTTTTCCACAGTCCAGGTCAGAAGACCAACTTCAGCCAGGCTGAGGGAGTCAGTCCCAGTGCACTGAGTCGCTTCTTCAACGTCTATGACTGGGATTCAGACCGCTGCTGGGAAGAGATGCAGGACTTCCAGTGGCGCATCCTGCTGGATACAGCTCGTCACAAACGTAGACCTCGTCTGCGGCTCAGCGTGGATCTGACCACGGTGGAAAAGGTGGGAATTCAGCTGCCCTACGTCAGCGTCTACAACGGCAGGCACGGCATTCATCTGGTGGTCTTGTTCGCCGAGTATGGGGAACTGAAGTTCCCCATTTCTTACCGGGTCTACCAGGGCAAGTACACCAGCACTCCCGTCACTCTGGCGCTCGACCTACTGGAAGAGGTGCCGGACTTCATCAAGAAACGTTTCCGGGTACGTGTCCTAGCGGACAGCGGCTTTGAAGCCGCTGTCTTTCTGGAAGGTGTGCAGCGCCTCGGTTTCGAGTTCGTGGTGGGTGTGAGGAGCAACCGGCGCACGGACCATCCTGGGCGGGTGACGGTGGCGGACTGTCCGCATGGGGGGTACGTCAACCTCGCCAACTGGCCTCTGGAAACGCTGTCTCTGGGGAGGATGGACCGTGGGGACCGCGAATTCTTCGCGGTGTCGTCTGAGCTGTTAGAGGGGGATGACATCCTGGCTGAAGGAAAACGGCGCTGGGCACTGGAGTCGTTTTTCAAAGAAGGGAAGCATCAGTTTGGGTTGGCGCAGTTCGCGCTGCGAACTGCCAGGGGTCTGGACCGCTGGATTCTGATGGTCTTCCTGGCCTTCACCCTGACCATGCTGCATCGCTCAGAAGGGATGACCTTGAAAGAGGCGGCACGCCTGGCCCTCTACACCCTGTTCCCCGTAGTCAGGCTCAACCATCTTCTGAGTCAGCTCCAAAAAGAGCAAGAATTCCTCCACCAGCACGGCTATTCGCTCAGCTATGCAAGGTGCAAGTTATGA
- a CDS encoding GNAT family N-acetyltransferase, producing MQAPTEVIAKLGGRERVSTLHVEVLSVQVSAQRRGYGSALLEYAVQQARFFSQNIGLRTVSLEATGESLAFYQAFGFTAAQRPWPDGSWPMWFDLHG from the coding sequence TTGCAGGCTCCCACAGAAGTCATTGCCAAGCTGGGTGGGCGGGAACGGGTCTCCACGCTGCACGTCGAAGTGCTGAGCGTACAGGTGTCAGCCCAGCGCCGGGGGTACGGGTCAGCATTGCTGGAGTACGCGGTGCAGCAAGCCCGCTTTTTTTCACAGAACATCGGCCTGCGCACCGTCTCGCTGGAAGCGACCGGGGAGAGCCTGGCGTTCTATCAGGCGTTCGGCTTCACGGCCGCACAGCGCCCCTGGCCGGACGGCTCCTGGCCCATGTGGTTCGACCTGCACGGTTGA
- a CDS encoding CAP domain-containing protein, with protein MQGATYENNRSHPNFYGYDLADRLYRAYAELGLGTPGMVSGGEIVNAGRSTAAESIKSFLRSLPHCQILAQNNIASVGVGYTSAPYESATPTKPTVYEHSWTVNFGR; from the coding sequence ATGCAAGGTGCAACTTATGAGAACAATAGAAGCCACCCGAACTTCTATGGCTACGATCTTGCAGACCGCCTTTACCGTGCTTACGCTGAACTGGGCCTGGGAACTCCAGGCATGGTTTCGGGAGGGGAAATTGTAAACGCTGGCCGAAGCACTGCGGCAGAATCAATCAAGAGCTTCCTTCGTTCTCTCCCCCACTGCCAGATCCTCGCCCAGAACAACATCGCTTCCGTCGGTGTCGGCTACACCAGCGCCCCGTACGAAAGCGCTACGCCCACGAAACCCACGGTTTACGAACATAGCTGGACCGTCAACTTCGGCCGCTAA
- a CDS encoding transposase, whose translation MNQPVSGERAHILSQRILDIPETLYQQRSLEASLHLFHSPGQKTKFSQAEGVSPSALSRFFNIYDWDSDRCWEEMQDTQWRMLLDAARHKRRPRLRLSVDLTTVEKVGTQLPYVSVYNGRHGIHLVVLFAENGELKFPISYRIYQGKHTSTPVTLALDLLEEVPDFVGKRFQVCVLADSGFESAVFLEGVQRLGFEFVVGVRSNRRTDHPGRVTVADCPHGGYVNLANWPLETLSLGRMDRGDREFFAVSSELLEGDDILAEGKRRWALESFFKEGKHQFGLAQFALRTARGLDRWILMVFLAFTLTTLHRSEALTLKEAARLALYALFPEVRLNHLLGQLRKEQEFLHQHGYSLSYARCNL comes from the coding sequence GTGAATCAACCGGTTTCAGGGGAGCGCGCCCATATTCTCTCACAGCGGATTCTGGATATTCCAGAGACGCTGTATCAGCAGCGAAGCCTGGAGGCTTCGCTGCACCTCTTCCACAGTCCAGGTCAGAAGACCAAGTTCAGCCAGGCAGAGGGAGTCAGCCCCAGTGCACTCAGCCGTTTCTTCAACATCTACGACTGGGATTCAGACCGTTGCTGGGAAGAGATGCAGGACACCCAATGGCGCATGTTGCTGGACGCGGCTCGTCACAAACGCAGACCTCGTCTGCGTCTCAGTGTGGACCTGACCACGGTGGAAAAGGTGGGGACTCAACTGCCCTACGTCAGCGTCTACAACGGCAGGCACGGCATCCATCTGGTGGTCTTGTTCGCCGAAAATGGGGAACTGAAGTTCCCCATTTCTTACCGGATCTACCAGGGCAAGCACACCAGCACCCCGGTCACACTGGCCCTCGACTTGCTGGAAGAGGTGCCAGACTTCGTCGGGAAGCGCTTTCAGGTCTGCGTACTGGCAGACAGTGGATTCGAATCCGCTGTTTTTCTGGAAGGCGTGCAGCGCCTGGGTTTTGAGTTCGTGGTGGGTGTGCGGAGCAACCGACGCACGGATCATCCTGGGCGGGTGACGGTTGCGGACTGTCCGCATGGGGGGTACGTCAACCTCGCCAACTGGCCTCTGGAAACGCTGTCTCTGGGGAGGATGGACCGTGGGGACCGTGAATTCTTCGCGGTGTCGTCTGAGCTGTTAGAGGGGGATGACATCCTGGCCGAAGGAAAACGGCGCTGGGCACTGGAGTCGTTTTTCAAAGAAGGGAAGCATCAGTTTGGGTTGGCGCAGTTCGCGCTGCGAACTGCCAGGGGTCTGGACCGCTGGATTCTGATGGTCTTCCTGGCCTTCACCCTGACGACGCTGCACCGCTCAGAGGCCCTGACCTTGAAGGAAGCTGCACGCCTGGCTCTCTACGCCTTGTTCCCCGAAGTCAGGCTCAACCACCTGCTGGGCCAGCTTCGGAAAGAGCAAGAATTCCTCCACCAGCACGGCTATTCGCTCAGCTATGCAAGGTGCAACTTATGA
- a CDS encoding recombinase family protein gives MPSTIGYKRVSSFGQNEIRQLDGMIFDKVFTDKASGKDTQRPQLQALLEYVRDGDTVTVHSLDRLGRNLLDLQELVQGLTGRGITVRFVKENMTFSPGGQDSMSTLLFSIMGAFAQFERDLIRERQAEGIAQAKKRGVYKGRKPKLTAGQIAELRELAAQGVKKPELAERFGVSRKTVYEYLRE, from the coding sequence ATGCCTTCCACCATCGGATACAAACGGGTCAGCAGCTTTGGTCAGAACGAGATCCGTCAGCTGGACGGAATGATCTTCGACAAGGTTTTTACTGACAAGGCCTCTGGTAAGGACACGCAGCGCCCACAGCTCCAGGCTTTGCTGGAGTATGTCCGTGACGGTGACACCGTCACCGTCCATTCCCTCGACCGTCTTGGTCGCAACCTGTTGGACCTGCAGGAGCTGGTCCAGGGACTGACCGGCAGGGGAATCACCGTCCGCTTCGTCAAAGAGAACATGACCTTCTCTCCCGGAGGGCAGGACTCGATGTCGACTTTGTTGTTCTCCATCATGGGAGCCTTCGCTCAGTTCGAGAGAGACCTGATCCGCGAGCGCCAGGCGGAAGGAATAGCTCAGGCCAAGAAGCGTGGAGTCTACAAAGGAAGGAAACCCAAGCTGACTGCTGGCCAGATCGCTGAGCTACGGGAGCTGGCTGCGCAGGGTGTGAAGAAACCAGAGCTAGCCGAGCGGTTTGGGGTCAGTCGCAAGACCGTGTACGAGTACCTGCGGGAGTGA
- a CDS encoding helix-turn-helix domain-containing protein yields the protein MKTAQEWQQHLGLDELPDDEFVTALNSLEGEEAIAGGGLEAQGLVATQTSPAELVGALVVESAGEAFKAARQEQGLTVRQAAESWGISPGRVSQMESPEANLYMSTVGSAALRMGYRAKLVLEPIDGGQPIEASLSQ from the coding sequence ATGAAAACAGCACAGGAATGGCAACAGCACCTTGGTCTGGATGAACTGCCGGATGATGAATTCGTGACGGCCTTGAATAGCTTGGAAGGAGAGGAAGCTATTGCAGGTGGTGGCTTGGAGGCTCAGGGTCTGGTAGCCACTCAGACTTCACCAGCGGAGCTGGTGGGTGCCCTGGTGGTGGAAAGTGCCGGTGAAGCCTTCAAAGCGGCCAGACAGGAGCAGGGACTGACCGTACGTCAGGCGGCTGAGAGCTGGGGCATTTCTCCAGGGCGCGTCTCTCAAATGGAATCTCCAGAAGCCAATCTCTACATGAGCACGGTAGGGAGCGCAGCTCTACGGATGGGCTACCGGGCCAAGCTGGTGCTGGAACCGATTGACGGTGGACAACCTATCGAAGCTTCATTGAGTCAGTAG
- the cas3 gene encoding CRISPR-associated helicase Cas3', which produces MTLSALPAVTQITGSLWAKSPHQTGEVKLGVLEHLLNVAACAAEILDLEPLQVRAQMAADLGLPAEQGLAWTLALVALHDLGKASPAFQVKWLGGKAEVDTRLEFSALLREPYTPHGVISEYCLPAFLNGQLGWPHKLAKQLGDAVGCHHGFRVESLDRENLSDMQVGQGGWERVRRELCRLVCKAVGADYAAVPAVAELSAPAFMRLAGLTSFADWLGSSFPLPTQTDFSAYVDPAAYFARARAQAREMLREQVHWPAFAPLHPELPPLEEVFGYLTEGDFRPRPLQTVLAEALAQVGGPALVLVEAPMGEGKTEAALYAYLQLQHAAQHRGLYVALPTQATGSAMFGRLVEFLRGQGSKKSVSIQLAHGGTLLNDPFQQRLENTRIFYRTNTDAAGDNSVEAVRVEEWFTSRKRALLDEFGVGTVDQALLGVLGVSHQFVRLWGLGNRVVVLDEVHAYDTYTSELIAALVSWLRALGSSVVIMSATLPDESRRRLLAAWGANDIPTTETYPRWTVATQAGEVTSGTVPDTDAEGNRSRPAQQIALRALDSSADAVAARAVELAVTGGCTAVIVNTVQRAQQVQKEVVRLLSEQGVTAQTCTAGAPKGAQKLGVLLYHARYPADERAYREKAVLKYLGKDGQRPERFILIATQVAEQSLDFDADVMISDLAPVDLLLQRAGRLHRHARSPESRRGHTEPMLYVSGLNEWPAEALKSEAWGRVYAPALLYRTWHTLAGRTSLTLPDDLDPLVQEVYGSPCPVQDLPAERRKLVERAEAKLRSVQEGLESKGRYAHIGLPDEFWQTPLHRHPEEPDSESVNDDALAGEDEIPRTRLGDKSVRIVPVMKQDGKWVVCPPPRALQPKKEPWPELVTQHQTLQKGDAETAKRIYRRSLSVSRWEIVAAAERGELWPHGLGSGHQGWQAHPLLRDVMPLDLTAGYRDLGKLRVCMNDELGVQYLPI; this is translated from the coding sequence ATGACCCTCTCTGCCTTGCCCGCTGTGACCCAGATCACTGGCTCTCTGTGGGCCAAAAGCCCGCATCAGACCGGCGAGGTCAAGCTCGGCGTGCTGGAACATCTGCTCAATGTGGCCGCCTGCGCCGCCGAGATTTTGGACCTAGAACCGCTGCAGGTCCGGGCGCAGATGGCCGCTGACCTGGGCCTGCCTGCTGAGCAGGGGCTGGCGTGGACGCTGGCGCTAGTGGCTCTGCACGACCTGGGCAAAGCGAGTCCGGCGTTTCAGGTGAAGTGGCTGGGGGGCAAAGCAGAAGTGGACACCCGGCTGGAATTTTCCGCGTTGCTGCGGGAGCCTTATACGCCGCACGGCGTGATCAGTGAATATTGCCTTCCTGCCTTCCTAAATGGGCAGTTGGGGTGGCCGCACAAGCTTGCCAAGCAGCTGGGTGATGCGGTGGGCTGCCATCACGGGTTCAGAGTGGAAAGCCTTGACCGGGAAAACCTCTCTGACATGCAGGTTGGTCAAGGTGGCTGGGAAAGAGTCCGCCGCGAACTTTGCCGCCTCGTGTGCAAGGCGGTCGGGGCCGATTACGCCGCCGTGCCTGCCGTTGCCGAACTCTCGGCACCCGCCTTCATGCGCCTCGCCGGCCTCACCAGTTTTGCCGACTGGCTGGGCAGTAGCTTTCCCCTACCCACGCAGACGGACTTTTCCGCTTATGTAGACCCCGCCGCCTACTTTGCTAGGGCTAGGGCGCAGGCCCGTGAGATGCTGCGGGAACAGGTTCACTGGCCCGCTTTTGCCCCCCTACACCCTGAGTTGCCGCCGCTAGAGGAGGTGTTCGGCTACCTCACCGAGGGCGACTTCAGGCCCCGCCCGCTGCAAACCGTGCTGGCCGAAGCGCTGGCGCAGGTAGGCGGCCCCGCGCTGGTGCTGGTCGAAGCCCCGATGGGCGAGGGGAAAACGGAAGCGGCGCTGTACGCCTACCTTCAGCTTCAGCACGCCGCGCAGCACCGGGGCCTGTATGTGGCCCTGCCGACGCAGGCGACGGGCAGCGCGATGTTCGGGCGGCTGGTGGAGTTTCTGCGAGGGCAGGGGTCCAAAAAGTCCGTCAGCATCCAGCTCGCACACGGCGGCACCTTGCTGAACGACCCGTTCCAGCAGCGGCTGGAAAATACCCGCATCTTTTACCGCACGAACACCGACGCGGCGGGGGATAATTCGGTGGAAGCGGTTCGCGTGGAGGAATGGTTTACCTCGCGCAAGCGGGCGCTGCTGGACGAATTCGGTGTGGGCACGGTGGACCAGGCGCTGCTGGGGGTTCTGGGCGTGTCTCACCAGTTCGTGCGGTTGTGGGGGCTGGGGAACCGGGTGGTGGTGCTGGACGAGGTTCACGCTTACGACACCTACACGTCCGAACTCATCGCGGCGCTGGTGAGCTGGCTGCGTGCCCTGGGGTCCAGTGTGGTCATCATGTCGGCCACCCTGCCGGACGAGAGCCGCCGCCGACTGCTGGCCGCTTGGGGCGCAAACGACATTCCGACCACCGAAACCTACCCGCGCTGGACGGTAGCGACGCAGGCGGGCGAGGTCACGTCGGGCACCGTCCCGGACACCGATGCGGAAGGCAACCGCAGCCGCCCCGCGCAGCAGATTGCGCTCCGGGCTCTGGACAGCAGTGCTGACGCCGTCGCCGCCCGAGCGGTAGAACTCGCTGTGACCGGCGGCTGCACGGCAGTCATCGTCAACACAGTGCAGCGAGCGCAACAGGTCCAGAAGGAAGTGGTGCGGCTGCTCAGTGAACAGGGCGTCACGGCGCAGACCTGCACGGCGGGCGCGCCGAAGGGCGCGCAGAAGCTGGGTGTATTGCTCTACCACGCCCGTTATCCTGCCGACGAGCGAGCCTACCGTGAAAAAGCGGTGCTGAAGTACCTGGGCAAGGACGGACAGCGCCCCGAGCGCTTCATCCTGATTGCCACGCAGGTCGCCGAGCAGAGCCTGGACTTCGACGCTGACGTGATGATTTCGGATCTCGCCCCGGTAGACCTGCTGCTTCAGCGGGCCGGGCGGCTCCACCGACACGCGCGCTCACCGGAGAGCCGGCGCGGGCACACCGAACCCATGCTGTACGTCTCCGGCCTGAACGAATGGCCCGCCGAGGCCTTGAAAAGTGAGGCGTGGGGCCGTGTCTATGCGCCCGCGCTGCTCTACCGCACCTGGCACACGCTGGCAGGCCGAACAAGCCTCACCCTGCCGGACGACCTTGACCCGCTGGTGCAGGAGGTGTACGGCTCGCCCTGTCCGGTGCAGGACCTTCCCGCCGAGCGCCGTAAGCTCGTTGAGCGGGCCGAGGCCAAGCTCCGCAGCGTTCAGGAGGGGCTGGAATCGAAGGGCCGATATGCCCACATCGGCCTCCCCGACGAGTTCTGGCAAACGCCCCTGCACCGTCATCCCGAGGAACCCGACTCCGAGAGCGTGAACGACGACGCGCTGGCCGGTGAGGACGAGATTCCGCGCACCCGGCTGGGTGATAAAAGCGTGCGGATTGTTCCGGTCATGAAGCAGGATGGAAAATGGGTGGTCTGCCCGCCGCCCAGAGCCCTGCAACCCAAAAAGGAGCCCTGGCCGGAACTCGTCACCCAGCACCAGACGCTCCAGAAAGGAGATGCGGAGACGGCCAAGCGCATCTACCGCCGCTCGCTGAGCGTGTCGCGCTGGGAAATCGTGGCGGCTGCTGAACGCGGCGAACTGTGGCCGCACGGGCTAGGCAGTGGGCACCAGGGCTGGCAAGCGCACCCGCTGTTACGAGACGTAATGCCCCTGGATCTGACGGCGGGTTATAGAGATCTGGGGAAATTGAGGGTATGTATGAATGATGAACTGGGAGTACAGTATTTGCCAATTTAG
- a CDS encoding IS4 family transposase, which produces MIAARSINHHDLSAHMPGISMPQAKKRRADRTFRDEQLDMDFFIALLVVHLPPGKVLLSLDRTNWEHGETPINFLVLGAVVHGFTLPLIWVPLDESGNSHTYARMWLVLKLLRVLPAKRWQGLVADREFIGAEWFRFLRRQGIKRAIRIRHSDMLDDMNGKEWFKHVQHGHFHEIDEKVFVFGELMRVVATRSSTGDLVIIATDFSARKTWKLYKQRWSIECTFSSFKKRGFDLERTGMTERSRLQRLFGLVTLAWMFCLRLGVWFDQTQSIPILKHGRRAVSLVRYGAQHLVDALRWKPQQFMAVLDLLTQPFCPPGGAGSEVVTY; this is translated from the coding sequence ATGATTGCCGCGAGGAGCATCAATCATCACGACCTGAGTGCCCACATGCCGGGTATCAGCATGCCCCAGGCTAAGAAAAGGCGGGCAGACCGCACCTTCCGGGATGAGCAGCTGGACATGGACTTTTTCATCGCTCTGCTCGTCGTCCATCTTCCACCGGGGAAGGTGTTGCTGAGTCTGGACCGCACCAATTGGGAGCATGGGGAAACGCCCATCAATTTTCTGGTGCTTGGAGCCGTGGTTCATGGCTTCACCCTGCCCCTGATTTGGGTTCCTCTTGATGAGTCTGGGAACAGCCACACCTACGCCCGTATGTGGTTGGTATTGAAGCTCCTCCGCGTCTTGCCAGCGAAACGCTGGCAAGGCCTGGTGGCTGACCGTGAGTTCATCGGTGCGGAGTGGTTCCGTTTTCTCCGTCGTCAAGGCATCAAGCGGGCGATCCGCATTCGGCACAGCGACATGCTGGACGACATGAATGGGAAGGAATGGTTTAAGCACGTCCAGCACGGTCATTTCCATGAAATCGACGAAAAGGTGTTCGTGTTTGGCGAACTCATGCGGGTGGTCGCGACGAGGTCATCCACAGGTGACCTCGTCATCATTGCCACAGATTTCAGCGCTCGGAAGACCTGGAAGCTGTACAAGCAGCGCTGGTCAATCGAGTGCACCTTCAGCAGCTTCAAGAAGCGAGGCTTCGACCTGGAGCGGACTGGGATGACGGAAAGGAGCCGTCTTCAGCGGCTCTTCGGCCTTGTGACACTGGCCTGGATGTTTTGTTTGCGCTTGGGGGTCTGGTTTGACCAGACCCAGTCCATCCCCATTCTCAAGCATGGTCGTAGAGCGGTCAGTCTGGTGCGGTACGGTGCTCAGCATCTCGTAGATGCCTTACGATGGAAACCACAACAGTTCATGGCTGTCCTAGACCTGTTGACCCAGCCTTTTTGCCCACCAGGAGGGGCTGGAAGTGAAGTTGTCACCTACTGA
- the casA gene encoding type I-E CRISPR-associated protein Cse1/CasA, translated as MDEPWIPVLKADGTQEEVSLRSTLLQPTLYRRIDAGHPLHTAALYRLHLAILHRALMGPADAEQAAQWYLHGFPAEKLEAYLNRYAGRFDLFGPQPFMQVADLNPAEVGENFRSHWTRLSTEEGSPNTTALFNVEARPGGDRSDTLTPAQAARQLLAHQTFALGGLIKRFTTSARAAPVATAALFLAEGSDLQQTLALNLTPYTPSMQAKDLPVWEQEPLTVADIQRVYADKGPQARPAQGYASRYSWLSRSVLLLPEDTPEGLCVRTIGFGAGLPLQGAGEGSGSNTDPMVTLHESRDEKSEPYPYKLRRDRLLWRDLTALLPDSAATVTEDRKGKVKTKPGRAPEVLLHATKVMELAHAQAQPAVKPPSQDEAEDWDAPLPDARAKHPVIPVQVFGQLTDQGKAFAMRQESYTLPQTFIEDSDKFRNYLKQSLNDAGTIGEALRRSVFVLAQELLKKDGERSPDPADIRKLADQIPATATYWQALETPFRAYLLDLDSDPVKATLRWQAALSRAALRGWQVAEEAAGMNAIGLRAVQKSQGLLLKALGTLLKEGEKDDQNTR; from the coding sequence CTGGATGAACCCTGGATTCCTGTCTTGAAGGCAGACGGCACGCAAGAAGAAGTATCCCTGCGCAGCACGCTGCTCCAGCCTACGCTGTACCGCCGTATTGACGCAGGCCATCCGCTCCACACGGCAGCCCTCTACCGGCTGCATCTGGCAATTTTGCACCGGGCCTTGATGGGGCCAGCAGACGCAGAGCAAGCGGCACAGTGGTATTTGCACGGCTTTCCGGCAGAAAAACTGGAAGCGTATCTGAACCGCTACGCGGGCCGCTTCGACCTGTTCGGGCCGCAGCCGTTTATGCAAGTGGCGGACCTAAACCCCGCCGAGGTAGGGGAAAACTTCCGCAGCCACTGGACCCGCCTGAGCACCGAGGAAGGCAGCCCCAACACGACAGCGCTGTTCAACGTAGAGGCCCGGCCCGGCGGCGACCGCAGCGATACCCTGACCCCAGCGCAGGCGGCGCGGCAACTGCTGGCGCACCAGACATTTGCGTTGGGCGGACTGATTAAGCGGTTCACCACGTCGGCTCGGGCGGCCCCGGTCGCCACCGCCGCCCTCTTTTTGGCCGAGGGAAGCGATTTGCAGCAGACGCTGGCGCTGAATCTGACACCCTATACGCCGTCCATGCAGGCGAAGGACTTGCCGGTCTGGGAGCAGGAGCCACTCACGGTGGCCGACATTCAGCGCGTCTACGCCGACAAGGGACCGCAGGCCCGCCCCGCCCAGGGCTACGCCAGCCGTTACAGCTGGCTCAGCCGCAGTGTGCTACTGCTTCCGGAAGACACACCGGAGGGCCTGTGCGTCCGCACCATCGGCTTCGGCGCGGGCCTGCCGCTGCAAGGCGCGGGCGAGGGCAGTGGCAGCAATACCGACCCGATGGTCACGCTGCATGAAAGCAGGGACGAAAAGAGCGAGCCTTACCCCTACAAGCTGCGCCGTGACCGCCTGCTCTGGCGCGACCTGACGGCGCTGCTGCCCGACTCGGCGGCCACGGTCACCGAGGACAGGAAAGGCAAGGTCAAGACCAAACCCGGACGCGCGCCGGAAGTGCTGCTTCACGCGACGAAAGTGATGGAACTGGCCCACGCACAGGCCCAGCCCGCCGTAAAGCCGCCTAGTCAGGACGAGGCGGAAGACTGGGACGCCCCCCTTCCCGATGCCCGTGCAAAACATCCGGTCATTCCGGTGCAGGTCTTCGGACAACTCACTGACCAGGGCAAAGCATTTGCCATGCGCCAAGAGTCTTACACGCTGCCGCAAACGTTTATCGAGGACTCGGACAAGTTCAGGAATTATCTCAAGCAGTCGCTGAACGACGCCGGGACAATAGGTGAGGCGCTGCGCCGCTCGGTATTCGTGCTGGCGCAGGAACTGCTCAAAAAGGATGGCGAGCGCAGCCCCGACCCCGCCGACATCCGCAAGCTGGCCGACCAGATTCCCGCCACAGCGACCTACTGGCAAGCTCTGGAAACGCCTTTCCGCGCTTACCTGCTGGATCTGGACAGCGACCCGGTGAAAGCCACACTGCGCTGGCAGGCGGCGCTGAGTCGAGCAGCCCTGCGCGGCTGGCAGGTGGCCGAGGAAGCCGCCGGCATGAACGCGATTGGACTGCGGGCGGTACAAAAGTCGCAGGGGCTGCTGCTGAAAGCGCTGGGAACGCTGCTTAAAGAAGGAGAAAAAGATGACCAGAACACCAGATGA
- the casB gene encoding type I-E CRISPR-associated protein Cse2/CasB, producing MTRTPDDRPARFVHELTRLERGPLAQLRRGLGGDERSVYWLEGLYARTGYGEAPKYSKDALQLLAGLYALKPQARDEGEETDVPAEAEATAKAVNAPSIGKLMGRLYVLQGARPSTEKRFLALLDTDRDGLNYQMRQAVMLLSTKDLMPDWVRLADDLLRWGDPVRRRWARDFYTEIHRETPQDAAAAPTDEPAQAPNQEGANA from the coding sequence ATGACCAGAACACCAGATGACCGGCCTGCCCGTTTCGTGCATGAACTGACGAGGCTGGAACGCGGCCCGCTGGCGCAACTCCGGCGCGGGCTGGGCGGTGACGAGCGTAGTGTGTACTGGCTGGAAGGGCTGTACGCCCGCACCGGCTACGGCGAAGCGCCCAAATACAGCAAGGACGCCCTGCAACTGCTGGCCGGACTGTACGCGCTGAAGCCCCAGGCCCGTGACGAAGGCGAGGAAACCGACGTTCCAGCAGAAGCCGAAGCCACGGCCAAAGCCGTGAATGCCCCCAGCATCGGCAAACTGATGGGTCGGCTGTATGTCCTACAAGGCGCACGGCCCAGCACAGAAAAACGTTTCCTGGCTCTGCTGGACACCGACCGCGACGGCCTGAATTACCAGATGCGCCAAGCAGTGATGCTGCTCTCTACAAAAGACCTCATGCCCGACTGGGTGCGCCTCGCCGACGACCTGCTGCGCTGGGGCGACCCGGTGCGCCGCCGCTGGGCCAGGGACTTTTACACCGAGATTCACCGCGAAACGCCACAAGACGCCGCTGCCGCCCCCACCGACGAACCCGCTCAAGCCCCCAACCAAGAAGGAGCCAACGCATGA